The DNA segment CGACGAGCTGTTGCTGGCAGCGTTGAGTCGGACGGTCGCGAACACGGTCGGCGAGGGAGTGCTCGCCGTCGACCTCGCCGGTCCCGGCCGCTCGGTGCTGAAGCCGGAGGTCGACCTCCGGCGGACGGTCGGATGGTTCACCACCCTCTATCCCGTCGCGCTGACGTGCGCTACCCGTCGAGACGCCACCGCGGGACAGCTGTTGTCCACCGTGCACGACACCCTGAAGTCCGTACCGCACTTCGGGATCGGCTACGGCCTGTTGCGGTACGCCTACGCGCCGACCGCGCGACTGCTCGGCGCGACCGCACCACCCGATGTCTTCCTCTCGCACCTCGGGGTGATTCCCGACCCGCCCCCGTCGTCCGGTGACGAACCGTTCCAGTTCGACCCCGACACGACGATGCCCGCGCGCGCTACCGCATCAGGGCTCGGCCACGCCTTCGAGGTTCGCGTGTACCGCTCGGGCCGTGCACTGCACATCGACTGGTGGGTCGATGAGCGGCGGGTCGACCCGGCGCTCGCGAAGTCACTTGTCGCGAGGTATCCGACGGCACTGACCGAAGTGGCCAGGGAAGTGCTCGCGGAGGACGAATCCGAAGTGGCCGGTGACGACCTGATCCTGGTCGATCTGTCATCGACCGACTGACATCGGCGGAGGAGTAAACGAATGGGCGGCACCGACAAGGCGGTCATCGTCAGCGGCATACGGAAGTCGTTCGGACCTGTTGCTGCGCTGCGTGACATCAGTTTCGAGGTGGCGCGAGGCGAGGTCATCGGCCTGCTCGGGCCCAACGGAGCGGGCAAGACGACGATGGTGGACATCCTGTCCACCCTGACCCGGCCCGACGCCGGCCACGCGGAAGTGGCCGGCCACGACGTCGTTTCGGATCCTGCGGGCGTGCGGCAGTCGATCATGCTCACCGGTCAACACGTCGCGCTGGACGACCTGCTGACCGCCCGCGAGAACCTCGTGATGTTCGGACGCCTGCAGGGCATGCGGAAGTCGGCCGCGCGAGCGCGAGCGGCGGAGCTCCTCGACCGGTTCGACCTGGTGGATGCGGCCGACCGGTGCGTCGGCACGTACTCCGGCGGGATGCGTCGGCGGATCGACATCGCGTGCGGCCTGGTGGTCCTCCCGGAGGTGGTGTTCCTCGACGAACCGACGACCGGACTGGATCCGCGTAGCCGCCAGACGATCTGGGCGCTGGTGTCCGACTTCAAGGAAGCGGGGATCGGCACGCTGCTGACCACCCAGTACCTCGAGGAAGCCGACGCGCTGAGCGATCGCATCATCGTGATCGACCACGGCACGATCATCGCGGAAGGAACCGCCGACGAACTCAAGGAGCGCGCGGGAACCACCTACTGCGAGATCGTGCCCCGGCACGTGAAGGACCTGCCGATGGTGGCGGACGCGCTGGCGTCGCTCTTGCCGGAGGAGAATCGGGTGGCACTGACACCTACTGCCGACCGCATCGCGATGCCCGCGCCGGACGGGCCGAAAACCCTCGTCCAGGTCCTGTCCCATCTCGACGCCGAGAACATCGAGCTCCACGACATCGCGCTGCGACGCCCGTCACTCGACGAAGTGTTTCTCGCGCTGACGGCCGATGACACGGAACGCGACGTCGACCGCAATGGGGCACAGGTGATCTCGTGATCGACACGACGGCGGTCCGGCCGGCGACGTCCGGCGTTCAGCAGTGGTGGGTGCTGACCGTACGCATGATCACACCGACGCTCCGCAATGGTGAGGTGCTCACCCTGCTTGCGGCGTCGGTCATGTTCACGGTCGGGTTCTACCTTCCGCTCAAACAGTTCATGGGCGCTTTCACCCAGGGCATCAGCAGCTACGCGCAGTACCTGATGCCTCTCATCGCGCTGAACGCGATCGCGTTCGCCGCGCTGTCGGCCGCTTTCCGGTCGGCGACCGATGCGGTCCAAGGCATCAACCGGCGGTTCAAATCCATGCCGATCAACCGCCTCATCCCCCTCGGGTCCCGGATGTCGGCAAGCATGTACCGCTGCGGTATGGCGCTGGCCGTTTCACTGGTCTGCGGTCACGTCATCGGGTTCCGGTTCTACGGCAGCGTTGGCGCCACCATCGGCTTCTGTCTGCTCGTGCTGCTCATCGGCGCGATGCTGTCCCTCCTCGGCGATCTGATCGGCGCCGCAACGGAGAACCCCGAGGCCACCATGCCTCTGATGCTGCTGCCCATCATCGTCTTCGGGCAGGTGTCGGTCGGCCTCCAACCGGTCGAACGCTTCCCTGAGTGGATTCAGGCGTTCGTTCGCAACCAACCGATATCCCAGTTCGTCTACGCGCTACGGGCGTTGGCGGGAGACAGCACACCGGCGGCCGGCGCCGTGACGTGGTCGGTCGTCGGACCTGCTCTGGCCTGGGTGGTGGGCCTGAGCGTGGTCCTGCTGCCGCTGCATGCGCTCGTCGCGGCCAGGCGGCGATGATGTCCGTCACCGCCGTGAGCGACGTGGGTGCCGCCACACCGCGACAACCGGGCCCGCCGGCTCGCCGGGACTCCTGGGAGAGCTCTCCCCGGCGACTCCTCCAGCACAGCTGGATCCTCACCACCCGCGTTCTGCGGCGGTGGAGCCGCGACCCGGCCACCGTGCTCGAATCCCTGATCATGCCCGTGGCACTGCTGGTGACGCTGAACACCGTGCTGGGGAAGGGTATTTCGGAGGCCACGGGGCACAGCGCGCTCTACGGCAGCGTCCCGTTGATCGCGATGGTGGGGGCGATGTCCGGATCGATGATCGGCGGCATCGGGTTGATGCGTGAACGTTCGAACGGCCTGCTGTCGCGGTTGTGGGTGGTCCCCATACACCGGGCGTCGGGTCTGCTGGCCCGGCTGCTCGCCGATGCGGTACGGATCGTCGTCACGACGGTGATCATTCTCTGTGCCGCAGTGGTGCTCGGGTTCCGCTTCACGCAATCGATCGTGCAGTCGGTGATCTGGGTCGTCACCCCGGTCGCGTTCGGGTTGGCGTTCTCGGCGATCGTCATCACGCTGGCGTTGTACTCGGCGAACACGCTCGTCGTCGAGGCCACCGAGATCGTCTGGGGCAGTTTGATGTTCTTCAGCACCGGCTTCGTTCCCCTGGACCAGTACCCGCGCTGGCTCCAGCCGGTGGTCGAACACCAGCCGGTCAGCTGCGCGGTCGACACGATGCGAGGACTCGCCCTCGGCGGGCCGGTGCTGGCACCGATGACCGAGATGCTGCTCTGGTCGGTCGGCATCGGCGCGTTGTGTGCGGTCCCCATGGCGATCGGGTTCCGGAGAGCGAGCATGCGCGGATGACCACCGACGTCACGACGACCGCACGCCGCGAGGGGGTATGACATGTTTCCCACGTCGGTGATCCGGACTCTGGCCCGCAGCGAGGAGATGTTCGCCGAGACACACAATTTCGTCGCCCTCACCGCCCACGTGACGGGCGCGGTCGACATCGACGCCATGTCCGCGGCGTTCGACGCGCTCCTCGAAGCTCATCCGGTCCTGGCGGGGCATCTCGAACGGCTTCCCGATGGGCGGCACCAGATCGTGGTCGATGACCTGATGCCGCCGGGGATCGACGTGGTGTACCTCGACGATGCGGCGACCGAGGCGCCCCACATGCATCTCGACCAGCGGGTGGCGCTGGCCCACCTGCGGCTTACCGTCCACAACGGGCAGGCCCGGCCGACGTTCTACATCCATCATTGCCTCGCCGACGGTCACCACCAGTTCAGCTTCGTGGAGGAGTTGTTCAGCTGGTACACCGAGCTGGTCTGCACCGGCAGCCTCCGGCCGATCGACGTGCAACCCGCGCCTGTCCCGCTCGAGGCGGTGCTCGCCGAACGGGGAATACACAAACTGCAGCGGTCGGGACTCGAGCGCTACCTGCCCGCCATGTTCGCCTACGAACTGCCGCCATCGCGGCGGGCGACGAACGAGGTGACTCCCGCCCTGCCCACACACGTTCCGGTCGCCCGCTGCCGCCTGAGCGAGCGCGAGACCCGTGACCTGATCTCGTTCTGCCGGACGCACCACCTCCGCACCAACGCCGTTCTGTCGGCAGCGATCCTGCTGGCCGAGTGGCGGATTCGCGAGACGCCCCACATCCCGGTGCCGTACATCTATCCCGTCGACCTGCGATACTTCCTCTCACCGCCGCTGGGGGCCACGGCGTGCACGAACCCGCTCGGAGTGGCCACCTACCTCGCCCGGATCGACCGCAACACCGATATCGCGGGGCTCGCCAGGGACATCGCCGACGCGTTCCAGGCCGACATGGCCGACGGCGTCATCCAGCAGTCGCTTCTGCACTTCAGCCCCCAGTACGTGGGCAATCCGCCCGGCCTGCCCGACATCGTGATGTTCACCGACAACGGCCCCATCCCCGCGGTCTCGACACCCCCCGGCATGGAGGTGACCGGCTGCCACAGCGACATGTACTTCGGCGTCGACGCCGGGATCGACATGTACTCCAGCGGGATCATCGCCGACCGGGTGTTCGTCGAACACCATTCCCACGCGCCGGCGCCCGAACGGTCGATCAACGCGATCGCGACGCTGCTCCGCACCGTCGCCGACCAGCACGCCGCGACCGGTGTGGGGTGAGGACAGTGGCTCGGCAGACGGGGTTGCGATGAACGGCAGAGTTCCGGTCGACCTCAGCGGCGCAGCGCAGACCATGCTGACGACGCTCTATCTCAAGGCACTCGACGCCGATTTCGTGCGCCCGGTGCTCGGGGACCGATACGCCAAGGGCGCGGTGGCCCGGCTCGACTACGACTGGCGCCAGATCGGTGTCACAGGACGGTGGGCGCCGCTGATCACCGTGCGCACCGCGCAATACGACCTGTGGACGCGCCAGTTCCTCGCCGTCCACCAGAGCGCGACGGTGGCGCACCTCGGCTGCGGTCTGGACAGCCGGGTGTTCCGGGTGGACCCCGGTCCCGCCGTGCAGTGGTACGACGTCGATTTCCCCGAGGTCATCGCGCTCCGCGAACGCATCTATCCGAGTCGCCGGGGCTACCACCTCGTCGCTGCGTCGGCGACCGACCCGTCGTGGCTCGAGCGGATCCCGACTGACCGCCCGCTTCTGCTGCTGGCCGAGGGCATCAGCATGTACCTCCCACAGCACGAGGGTGTCGCACTGCTCAGACGGATCACCCAACGCCTTCCGTCCGGTGAACTGCAGATCGACTTCTACAACCGGTTGGCGGTCAGATCGCAGAAGCGGCACACCCTCGTCCGGCGTTCCGGGTCGACCCTGCACTGGGCCGTCGACGGTCCCGACGAGATCCTCCGTGCGGTTCCGGGCGTCCGGCTGCTGACCGCCGTGACGTTGTTCGACGCGGACACCTTCGTCCGGGCGTCGGCGGCATTCCGGCTCGCCAAGCGGGTCGTGCCCATGGTCCCGCCGCTGCG comes from the Mycolicibacterium litorale genome and includes:
- a CDS encoding phthiocerol/phthiodiolone dimycocerosyl transferase family protein, with the protein product MFPTSVIRTLARSEEMFAETHNFVALTAHVTGAVDIDAMSAAFDALLEAHPVLAGHLERLPDGRHQIVVDDLMPPGIDVVYLDDAATEAPHMHLDQRVALAHLRLTVHNGQARPTFYIHHCLADGHHQFSFVEELFSWYTELVCTGSLRPIDVQPAPVPLEAVLAERGIHKLQRSGLERYLPAMFAYELPPSRRATNEVTPALPTHVPVARCRLSERETRDLISFCRTHHLRTNAVLSAAILLAEWRIRETPHIPVPYIYPVDLRYFLSPPLGATACTNPLGVATYLARIDRNTDIAGLARDIADAFQADMADGVIQQSLLHFSPQYVGNPPGLPDIVMFTDNGPIPAVSTPPGMEVTGCHSDMYFGVDAGIDMYSSGIIADRVFVEHHSHAPAPERSINAIATLLRTVADQHAATGVG
- a CDS encoding class I SAM-dependent methyltransferase, yielding MNGRVPVDLSGAAQTMLTTLYLKALDADFVRPVLGDRYAKGAVARLDYDWRQIGVTGRWAPLITVRTAQYDLWTRQFLAVHQSATVAHLGCGLDSRVFRVDPGPAVQWYDVDFPEVIALRERIYPSRRGYHLVAASATDPSWLERIPTDRPLLLLAEGISMYLPQHEGVALLRRITQRLPSGELQIDFYNRLAVRSQKRHTLVRRSGSTLHWAVDGPDEILRAVPGVRLLTAVTLFDADTFVRASAAFRLAKRVVPMVPPLRNALQYHRYAFGPATKAPESQRHPSARMLEEGLRR
- a CDS encoding ATP-binding cassette domain-containing protein → MGGTDKAVIVSGIRKSFGPVAALRDISFEVARGEVIGLLGPNGAGKTTMVDILSTLTRPDAGHAEVAGHDVVSDPAGVRQSIMLTGQHVALDDLLTARENLVMFGRLQGMRKSAARARAAELLDRFDLVDAADRCVGTYSGGMRRRIDIACGLVVLPEVVFLDEPTTGLDPRSRQTIWALVSDFKEAGIGTLLTTQYLEEADALSDRIIVIDHGTIIAEGTADELKERAGTTYCEIVPRHVKDLPMVADALASLLPEENRVALTPTADRIAMPAPDGPKTLVQVLSHLDAENIELHDIALRRPSLDEVFLALTADDTERDVDRNGAQVIS
- a CDS encoding ABC transporter permease, which encodes MSVTAVSDVGAATPRQPGPPARRDSWESSPRRLLQHSWILTTRVLRRWSRDPATVLESLIMPVALLVTLNTVLGKGISEATGHSALYGSVPLIAMVGAMSGSMIGGIGLMRERSNGLLSRLWVVPIHRASGLLARLLADAVRIVVTTVIILCAAVVLGFRFTQSIVQSVIWVVTPVAFGLAFSAIVITLALYSANTLVVEATEIVWGSLMFFSTGFVPLDQYPRWLQPVVEHQPVSCAVDTMRGLALGGPVLAPMTEMLLWSVGIGALCAVPMAIGFRRASMRG
- a CDS encoding ABC transporter permease translates to MIDTTAVRPATSGVQQWWVLTVRMITPTLRNGEVLTLLAASVMFTVGFYLPLKQFMGAFTQGISSYAQYLMPLIALNAIAFAALSAAFRSATDAVQGINRRFKSMPINRLIPLGSRMSASMYRCGMALAVSLVCGHVIGFRFYGSVGATIGFCLLVLLIGAMLSLLGDLIGAATENPEATMPLMLLPIIVFGQVSVGLQPVERFPEWIQAFVRNQPISQFVYALRALAGDSTPAAGAVTWSVVGPALAWVVGLSVVLLPLHALVAARRR